A stretch of DNA from Chanos chanos chromosome 11, fChaCha1.1, whole genome shotgun sequence:
ATGATTCTGTATCCCTCAAGCCGGAGGGGGGTGGCCCGTCTGGAGATGACCGAGACAGGGAGCGATAAGCCGACGGTGGTCAGACGGCAGCCCGACCGCAGGGTGATCCGCCTGGCCGACTGCGTCAGCGTGGTGCGCCTCCCCCCCCATGCCGAGGCTTGCCCGAGAGACAACATGACTGCCTTCTGCGTGGAGACGGAGACCAAGCGCATGGTGTTAGCGGCCGAGAGGGAGAGCTGCGAAGACTGGGTGGAGAAGATCTGCGAGATCGCCTTTCAGGTGGGGTTCGTGCTCCACCCATGTCGTGTCAGCTCTCGTAAGGACAAGTCAGTTTTGAacatcctgtctgtctttcttttttttttttttatttctttatctcAGGGCGGTGGTAGTGGAGGCGGTGCTCAGAGTCAGGGTCCTCCCATGGAAGAAAATCAGATCTACGTGTCCAGAGAGGATGGTGAGTCAAAAGCAGGAGAAAACCAGTAACGCGGCAACGTCACCCGTTTCACACGAAATACCCATCAGTCTTTCGTCAGCACTGGGTTTTTCATGTCATCTCGTCTGTATCCCTCTCAGTGCGTGAGTTCAAGGTGACTGTCCAACAGTCCGAGGCTGCAGATCACTGCAAGCTTCAGGGGACATACTGGTTGGAGGCTGGCACGGAGTCACTGGTGCTCAAGGAGTTGGAGACCAGAAAGACGCTGATGGAATGGCCTTACAGACTTCTACGGCGTTACGGACGGGACAAGGTAAGTCACACCGCGGGGTCTCACACTGTAAACCCCTATTTACCCGGTGGAGCAATGgatgaaaagctttttttttttttttttttttttttttttttttttaagtttggcCCAGGGCAGTGATGGGGACATGCTTGTTAGTAAAACTTTGGTCGTGTTATGTGTATAAAAACTGATGTTTTACAGATTATGTTTTTAGGTTGGGTCAGAATTAACAACAGACGGTAAAACTGTCTCGCAAAAGGGAAAAATGTCATGGTTCCATGTTATTTAatcagctgtgtgtctgagaccatTTTTCTGCTTCCCcttttcatcttcctctccaGCTGATGTTTTCCATTGAGGCAGGGCGGCGTTGTGAATCAGGGCCTGGAACGTTCAACTTTGAGACGAGGCAAGGCGATGAGATCCTGAACCTTATTGAGTCTGCGATCCGCGAGCAGAAGTCCCTCTCCGTCCCCAAGGGTCACCGTGAACCTAACTCTCCTTTGCCCAGGAGACCTGACAGTGCCATCTCGCTTGATACTTTCAGCAGCGTGAGTTCAGATTCGGGCGAATCAAGCGAGTGTGTACACTGCGAGTCGGCCAGTGGCACAGACTCGACCGAGTGTCTGAGCTCAGACGCCGTTTCCCCGGCCGAACCAATCTATTCGACTCCCATCGATGCCGTTGGCTTTTCTAAATCGGTGTATTCAGAAAGGTCTAAAGCCACCGGCTCCGCCCAGACAGTAAATATAAAACTGACCAATGAGGTTGGCTTAGATGAGCCAATATACTCGCAGCCAGCAGATGCAGTTAATTCACAAGTGATACTGAGGAGGGACCAGAACTCCACCCCTGTCAAACACCAACAATGCAACCCAACAGAACCTATCTATTCCAATCCTGTTGACCTCGTCCACTCTGCCTCTAATGCAAACCAGCACATATATGCCAATCCTGCAGATGCACTCAATCAGCCAGCGTCCTCAGCAACAtctcaccatggcaaccagtcCGAACCAGTGTACTCTAAGGTTAACAGACTTGTCTCACCACATGTGGGACAGAAATCACCAAGGCCCAATCATATCACTGAGGAGCCGATATACAGTGAGCCAGAAGTAGTCACAAATTCCAGACCAGATGAAGTTCAACAACAAGATCAAAAGAGAGATGAACTATTTCCAATCTACAGCAAAGTCAACAAACGACCAAAGTCTCCCCAGCCCCAGCCCAAAAGCCCCAGGTGTGGTCGCCAGTCGCCAGAAGTCATCTACGAGACCCTGGGAGAGATTTAACAGACGAGGGTGCTCAAGATTTTAACTCCTTAATTAAGGACACTGAGTGCTCATTTTTATGAACCCCAGAAATAGGACACTTTTGTTTTAACATGGTGTTGAACATTTTCTGCTTGCATGGTATTTCCGGTTGGACTGTTTTACTCTAACAATATTTAGCCTCATTGTCAGTGCaagtgtttatttattgctttctCCACGTGAGAAAATTTTATTAatgcaattatttttttttccttcataacTTTTACAGTATTAGGATCCTATAGCAATGATAGGATGAATGTACTTTTATTATtacaataatgaataataaaggTTATCTAAATGTATACAGTCCCTGCACAAACATCCAACATTTCACAACACAATCTTTTCAGCCAATGGAAGTACTAATAGAGAGTCGAGTAGCTGGTCAGGAAAAGTTGGAAAGACCAACAGTAATGCAGGTGGGTCGATCGcagaaaatgactgttttgtgtAAGTCGATATATCACGATGATAGTGAAAAGCATTCAATAAATAAACCATCCACACGTACCTCAGAAATTAAGTTAGTCATTTTATTCAGTGTAATcaataatttttatttttttttttttagtcattctAGTAACTGTAGTCATACTCTGATATTTCACCTGAAACATgatttgtggttttattttttcttctgtggaCCTTCTATGCACTCTAGTGGCTTCcgtttgtattttcttttcagcaGGACAAGAAACTAGTATACTGCCGACAAGTTAGGCTCCAGTGCACCCTCTTGTGGACATATATGCTCATGCATGTTTAACATCCCTCCCAGACCACCTGTATTACATGCTAACAATGTACTTGTAACATATGTATTACCTTGTAACAGATagtaaatctaaaaaaaatgattaaggCATTAAGAGAACTACGGTTATCGTCGCAAATATTTCTGCATTTGAAAAATCTATCAGATGCGAGTAAATATTGACAATATAAGGTGTCCAAACATTTAACAGAGTCAAAAGAATGCAAGAATCTGTTAAAATTAGTTAAACAACACGCAAATAAGACAAAAAGGGAAGGACTGCCTTTGAATCGATGTTATGAGTGCCATTAGTCACTTAAACAATTTATGAAACCAGTTGTCAAGGACTTCTGGCACATTTTAAGAATGGGCCAGGCTCAAATTAGTCCCACTTTTTCAACCCACTCACGGTTCTGTGTCAAAAGAGCTACTGGTTTTCTTATCAACATATTTCCTTATCTATGCACTGCTTGAGAATTTTcaaatttcatgttttctgcAATGCCTTCACAACAGGCAACAGTTTTGTGCTACTTATTCTCCCAGAGTACTGAAAGTTAAAAGGGTGAGTTACTGGATTATCCACATTTATAGTTTAACCTTTTCATGCATGATGTCCACATTTGTGGACAGTTAATTGAACTCTGTTATGGGTTAGTTTATCGTGATGGAGTTCTCCaaaccactagggggcagtatCAGTAGGTCCACAATATTGTAACAGCAGTTACTATCTAGTATTCCAAGAATTATTTGATTGCTGACACCCTTAATCCAATATGGCTGACAGTGGTAGCCATGCACAAAATGCTCCAGGCAGAACTGTAGTAAGGTTTCCGCATACATTTAACAACAGCTGTTAATGTCACTTTGAGTTTTTTTGCACAGCAGTTTTGATGTGTATTTAgtaaggatgtttttttttttaaagactatactgatggggttttttttgtttgttttggggtttttttggctcaGTAGATGTGTTATATATTCATCACCGGCTTGTCTGAATTTGTAAGGGGCATGCTGTTTTTTGATCATCAGATAGTGTGAGGAcatatgtggtatttatttgttatattgttttatgtggcactgtggtccttgtgtaacgcaatctcgttcccctgtatgtatgactcatgcatatgtggaaatgacaataaaagcagtctaagtctaagtctaagacattcattcattcacgcATTTTCTAAGCCGCCTATTCTAATTAGGGTcgaaggggaggggggttgctggagcctatcccggCACTCATGGGGCGAAAGGCGTGGGAAAAACCCTGgtcaggtcgccagtccattgcagagAGCGAAGACACATCTCAGTAAATTTGTTCAGAAGAAGACCCTCAGATTAGCATTGCGCAACGCACgcaaacacctacacacacagtcacgcacattcccatgcatgcacacactcaccctcagcCTCATTCACACCAATTCCTGAACGTATTTATCATCCACAGTCCGAATAGAGAAGTGAAACGTGCTTCTATTTATGCCCATATGTTGAAGTTATGGTCATGAGAACAGAGTCGCAATCATAACAAGATAAACACACGGAGCATTAAAATAAGGAACTGCATTGAAGGCTTGAGTCGCAGGAATCAACATCACTGGGAACGACTGAAGAGTATGGAGGAACAAGTCTACGCTAACATTGAGGAAAAGTCCACAACGTTGGACCAGGACTATCAAACAATGGCGACTATTCAAGGGTATTCCGGTATGACCACTCACCAATATACAaactctggcaaaaaaaaaccccaaaagaacatttatttaatgtgGTGTTGAAAACAGTGGCTGTTCGTACTGCACTTCATCAGAAAAACTTAATGATTAAACTCATATAATATGCGGCTTCATCTTCAGTGTAATTGTTAACTCGTGTCTTGTCCTACATTGTCTAAATAGTCATCTTAAGCAGTAGaaaattattttacaaaatcGTTGTATATAGGTAAGCGTAtagtttacttattttattcCATTAACTCAAGAACAGTTTGGAGATTAAACAGTGTATGGACACTATAGCTGCAATAATGACCATGTTTAATgctctcaaaaaaaaatgtagctcTAACCTTCAGCCAAACATGTTGTTGCATAATCTTTCCCATTTTAACCATGACCTCATTAATCACTTTTACTTTTATAACATCGCAAGCATCAGTGTCAAAACTTCATGACATTGTTTAATCgtgaaaataatatttatggGTGCTggttggtaatttttttttttttttttagtaataaACTAAAGACTGATTATGTGAACAGCATTGTAGTGATGAACAGCTGTTGTAATGAGGTCACTGTTATATCTCTGTGGTCAGACCTTCTTGAGTgaatcctcttcctcttttaagTATCTATATGGTATTTCTTCCAGTTCTTAAAATGTCCTAAAGTACCTTCTGACAGGgtctgacagacaaaaaaaaaacagtgttcatTCAAACATAAA
This window harbors:
- the dok1a gene encoding docking protein 3; this encodes MDAHVKQGEVHLQHHKYVEKWKRYWMILYPSSRRGVARLEMTETGSDKPTVVRRQPDRRVIRLADCVSVVRLPPHAEACPRDNMTAFCVETETKRMVLAAERESCEDWVEKICEIAFQVGGGGAQSQGPPMEENQIYVSREDVREFKVTVQQSEAADHCKLQGTYWLEAGTESLVLKELETRKTLMEWPYRLLRRYGRDKLMFSIEAGRRCESGPGTFNFETRQGDEILNLIESAIREQKSLSVPKGHREPNSPLPRRPDSAISLDTFSSVSSDSGESSECVHCESASGTDSTECLSSDAVSPAEPIYSTPIDAVGFSKSVYSERSKATGSAQTVNIKLTNEVGLDEPIYSQPADAVNSQVILRRDQNSTPVKHQQCNPTEPIYSNPVDLVHSASNANQHIYANPADALNQPASSATSHHGNQSEPVYSKVNRLVSPHVGQKSPRPNHITEEPIYSEPEVVTNSRPDEVQQQDQKRDELFPIYSKVNKRPKSPQPQPKSPRCGRQSPEVIYETLGEI